ATCCTCCAGCAGGAAGAACGCCTCGTTCCTGAGCGCCACGCGGTCCTCCCGCTTGACGTCGCCGCTATAAAGCTGCCAGGCCTCAAGACAGACGCGATAGTCAAGACCGCCCCGGTTCGGACTCCCCTTAAAGAGGTCCTTGCCCGCCTCGTCGATCGTTCGCTCCAGTCGAACGTACGGCGACATCCAGCACTTACCCAAATAGGTATAGCAGGTGTTCGCATGGATCAGGATCTCGATCCCGACGTCCAGGTGCGCCTTTCTGGAGAGAAGCTCCCTCACGGTCAGCTTGGTATCGGCCACGACTTGACGGACGCCGATCTCCCGGTAGAAGGCCACGTCAGCGTCATTGAGGATATTGGCCCCGATGCTCGCATGGAGGGGCAGATCAGGAAAGCTCTGATGCACCGCCGCGATGGCACCGATATCGGCCATAATGGCTCCATCAACACCGTCCATGACGAAGCGCTCCATTCGGCTGAGCAGCGCCGGGATCTCTTTGGATTGCATGTGCGTATTGCATGCCACCCGAAGCTTGGCGCCGCCATCATGGGCGAGCCGCATCGCCTCACGGACGGCGCCATCGTCCATCTCAAAGGCATCACGACGTCGGCTCCAGCCTCGCGGTCCCACATAGATGGCGTTCGCCCCAGCCCGCGTGACCTCCGCCGCCATCTCCAGATTGCCTGCGGGCGCGAGCAGTTCAATCATTGCCCCACCCTGCTCCGCCTTGCCTCCGCCGTGTCCGCGCCTGGGTGCCGCACGCCATGGTAGGCCATGCCCGATCTGCCGAAATAGAAGCCGTTACACAGGCCGATTCGCGCATGACGTTTGATCGTGTCCCACCACCGCTCTTCCAAGCCGTCGCTCCCCGCCAGGGCAGCTTCCAGAGCCTCACGGTAGACCTGGCCGATCTCCAGTCGGTAGGCCGGACTCTCTGAAGCCGCCTCGACCCGAAAGCAGGAATGCCCCTCGGTCATCAATCGCTGCAGGTGCTCCAGCAGGCAGACATCCTTCCCGCTCATGACCCCTTTCCCGATTGACTTCATCGCCCAATCGCCCTGCTTCAGAAACAGGTCCTGCCGGCACAGGGTCGGGCATGTCACTCCCCAGGCCTGCTCATACTCCAGCAGAAAGCAATCGTCTGACATACCAAGCGGCATCTTGCCATGAACCAGCAGTTCCATCGGCAGCTCAACCTGGCGATGGATCTCACCGATCTCCTCCAGGCTCAGCTCGTAGTTTGGCGTGATGCAAACGGCCCCGTATCGTTTCAGGACGGCAGCGCCAACATCGGTATAGACATTCGCGAAGCCGCCGATATGGACAACAAGATCGGGGTGCGCCTCGTGGATGATCTTCAAGACCCCGAGGTTATGGACCTCCACGGCATCTGCCCCGGTCTCTACGGCTACTGCCACAACCTTTCGGAGTTGCGACAGGCTGTCGTTGCGCGGTGCGGCATACGTAGTGACGTATGCCTTCTGCCCTCGGCCCTTCACGATCGCGATCGCCTCCCGCAGGTCATCGAGACGCTCCAGCAGGTTGCCCTCGTACAGCCGACAGGTGATGTTGCCAAGGTAGACGGCATCATAGGGGCTCAGATCCGACTCGGTCAGATCCCGCAGATTCGAGATGGTCGTGTTCAGTTCAAACGCCTGCGCCACTGCCTCTCCTTCATCCTGACCCCTGCCTGACGGCAGACAGGTCACCGGCGCATCACCGTCCAGGATGGTTCCAGACAAGGCTCTGCGAAGGCCGGCAAGGGCTCTCCCGCCATCCAGGCATCGATCGCCAGACGATAGCGCTGCACGAGCGGGGCGAGCAGGTCGGCTGCGAGACCTCTGCCTTGGAGCTTGACAACATCGACGCCGGCATTAAGGAGATCGGCCAGGTAATTGATCGCGCTGATCTGACGGCTCGGCAGGAGCCGTGTGGCCACGCATCGCTCGCTCCGGTACAGCTCCCATGGCTGCTCGCAGAGTTTAAAGCAGATCCCGGCGCCTCCCCGCTTCACGCTCCCTATCAGGCGACTGACATCCTCACACTGAGATGCCAGCGGAGTCGAATGCAGCCGGTAATAGCTCGGCATCCAGCATCTGCCCAACAGGATGAACTCTTGCACCATATGAACCATCACCTCGATTTGCACATCGGGAACCTGCGTGAAGGCGACGATCTCATCAGGCGTCAGGGTGCCGGGGAGCACGACCGCATCGGCCCCAAGGTCGCGGTAGAAGGCGACATCAGCCTCGTTCATGACGGCGCAACCAATGCTGGCGGTAATGCCAAGCCGGGGGTAGCGGCTGCGGAGCTCAGCTAAAAGGCCGGCGTCGTTCACGATAACCCCATTGATTCCCCACCCAAGCAACTCCTCGACCTTTTCCGCGAGGTCTCGCCGTTCGGCCTGGCGTGGGATGGTATTGAGCGCGACCTGCACATGGCGGCTCTGCGCATGAGCCGCCGTCAATACGTCCCGAAGCGCTTGGGAGGCCAGTTCGTTCCTGGGTCCGCCACGACTGAAGCCTTCGAGGCCGACGTAGATCGCGTCGGCACCGGCGCCTAACGCCGCCCACGCAGCCGTCAGACTGCCCGCCGGCGCCAGGAGAATGGGCTTAGTGGCCCGATAGGCGGTCGACACAGAAATACTCCTAACACATTTCCCCGAACCATCCGCGTCGCTCCATCCACTTTGCCAATTCTAGCACGGGCGAAACCGTAGAAGCCAATACGACGACGATAGCCCAATCCACGAGTGGCAGGCTAACCGTGCTAAACGGCTCATGCAGGAAAGGTGCATAAACAATTATAACTAACGGCACTAACCCCCATACAATCGCCAGATTCAGCCACCTATTCGCAAAGGGCTGATTCAACACTGAATGGCGATCGGAGCGGAAATTGTAGGCCTTGACGCACTCAATCAGCACCAGTGAAACGAACGTCATCGTCATGGCTTTTTCGATGCTTCGGTCGGAGTGGAGCACCCAGGCAAAGAGGCCAAGGTTGACTGCCGCCGACCAGAATCCACCCACCATCATCACCGTGACGACAGGCCGAGTAAAGATACCGGTGCGTGGGTTACGCGGCTTGCGGCGCATGAGGTCGGGTTCGGGTGGGTCTACGGCCAACGCCAATGCGGGCAAGCCATCCGTGGCGAGATTGACGTACAGGATTTGTACGGCCGTCAACGGCAGGGGCAGGCCCAGCAGAGTCGCCCCGGCCATCAGGACTATTTCGCCGATATTGCACGAGAGCAGGTACATCAAATATTTCTTGATGTTGTCGAAGATACCCCGACCCTCCTCCACCGCCGCAACGATGGACGCAAAGTTGTCGTCGGTAAGTGTCATGGCGGCGGCCTCTTTGGTCACGTCCGTGCCGGTGATGCCCATCGCGATGCCGATGTCGGCCTTCTTGAGCGCGGGCGCGTCATTGATCCCGTCACCCGTCATCGCGGCAACGTGACCTTTCTTTTGCAACGCCATGACCACACGCAACTTATGCGCCGGAGACACGCGAGCGTAGACATCGATCTTCTCGACCTCACGCTCAAACTCGGCCTCGCTCATCGCCTCCAGTTCTGCGCCGGTCACGATGCGGCCCGTCTTGAGCAATCCCAATTCGCGCGCGACGGCTTGCGCGGTCAGTGGGTGGTCGCCGGTGATCATGACCGGCTTAATCCCAGCCTGTTCGCACGTTTCAATCGCAGCTTTCGCCTCAGGACGTGGCGGGTCGATCATGCCCACCAAACCAAGAAATGTCATGCCGCATTCGGCGTTTTCTCGTGTTGCGTGTAGTTTATACGCTATCGCCAGCACCCGCAATGCCTCGCTTGCCATCCGGCGGGCTGTTTCCACAATCATCTCCCGACTCTCGGTGTCAAGAGCTGTTTCTCCATCTGCCGTCATGCGCCGGACGCACGAATCAAGGATAACTTCCGGCGCGCCTTTGGCATAAGCCACGACGCCCTCCGGCTCCCTGTGCAGCGTGGTCATGCGTTTGGTTTCGGAGGTGAAGGGAATTTCATTCACGCGAGGGGATTGTGAGTCAAGCTCGGCCTTATTCAACCCAGCTTTGGCGGCGGCGGCAATCAATGCGCCCTCCGTCGGGTCGCCTTTGACATGCCAGCGGCCATTGGCTTCGCTGTGAACGATATGCGCATCAGAGGCCAGCACAGCAGCGCGCAGGAGCAGGATCAGCGGACCGGAGGGTTCAATGATGAGGCCATCGTGCGAGAACCGGCCGTACGGCTCATAGCCTGCCCCGAAGACGTCCAACATTTGCCCGGCCACAAAGATCTTACGGACTGTCATCTCGTCTTTCGTCAGTGTGCCGGTCTTATCGGAGCAGATCACCGACGTGCTGCCGAGCGTTTCGACTGCCGGGAGGCGGCGCATCAGCGCATGGCGCTTGACCATCCTCTGCACGCCGATCGCGAGCGAGATCGTGACCACAGCAGGCAGGGCCTCCGGGACAACGGCAACCGCCAGCGCAATACCGAAAATCAACATCTCAATGAAGGGTTGTCCACGATACAGGCCGATGGCAACGATGGCAGCTACCACCACGCAGGCGGCCCACGCCAGCACGCGACCGACCTTATCCAGGTTGTCTTGCAACGGGGTCCGCCCGGTTTCGACCGTCTGGAGCATTTGGGCGATCTTGCCAAATTCGGTATGCATGCCTGTCGCCACGACAACCGCGCGACCCCGGCCATAGGTCGCGGCGGTGCCGGCGTAGGCCATATTTTTGCGGTCACCTAAGGCCAATTCACCATTTGTGAGCGGCGCGGCGTGTTTGTCCACCGAAACCGACTCGCCCGTCAGCGCGGCTTCTTCGACTTGCAAATTCACGGCCTCAATCAATCTGACATCGGCTGAGATTTTGTCGCCGGCTCGTACCAGGACGACATCGCCCGGCACGAGGGCGCGCGCCGGGATTTCAACCTCCTCCCTATCGCGGAGGGCGGTGGCAGTCGGCGCAGTCATTTGGCGCAATGCCTCGGTCGCGCGTTCGGCCCGGTATTCCTGCGCAAAACCCAAGAGCACCGCAAACAACACAATGACGACAATGGCGATGGCTTCAATCCCGTGCCCAAGAAAGGCGGAGAGAGCAGTCGCCACAAGCAGAATGACGATCAGCACATTCTTGAACTGCTCAAAGAGAATCGTCCACAGCGAGATGCGGTGGGCAGCTTTCAGTTCATTCGGCCCATATTCTGCCAAACGTTGGGCTGCCTCAACTTCTGTCAGACCGGTAGGTGTGGATTTCAGGTGAGCGAAGACGGTTTCGCTGGAGAGGGTATGCCAGAGAGAAGGGTCGAACCCTCCTCGGGATTCAGGAAGCCCCATCGTTCGGCTGACGCTCGCCTCGTAGGTAGGCCACCCAGTACACGCCGGCGACCAGCAGAGTTCCACCGACCACGTTGCCGGCGGTCACGGCGACAATGTTTCTCGTGGCCCCAACGACCGACACCGCGCCTTCCCTATCCAGCGCAAGCCCGAAGGGTAGGAAGAACCAGTTTGCAATCGAATGCTCGAAGCCCATGGCCACGAATGCGGTAATGGGAAAAAGAATTGCCAAAATCTTGTCCGTCATGCTGCGCCCGCCCATGGCGAGCCATACCGCCAGACAGACCAGCGCGTTGCACAGCACACCGCGCGCAAAGGCTTCGGTCATAGAGAGATCGGCCTTCGTGCGAGCGATGTTGAGGGCCGCCTCGCCGACAGCGCCCCCGCCCAGACCGGCAACGTCGGCCCACACAACGAGCAGAACCGTGGCTAGGCAACCGCCCACATTGCCCAGATAGGCCAGGACCCAGTTACGCATGACCTCTCGAGTGCCGATCAGTTTGCTCGCCCAGGCCATGGCGATGAGGTTATTCCCGGTGAACAGCTCGGCGCCCGCGACCACGACGAGGATCAGCCCGAGGCAGAAGCTTAAGCCCCCGACCAACCGCGTCATGCCGAAGCCAAGGGAGGATTTGGTCACCACGACGATGAAAAAGAGAGCCCCCAGCGAGATGAAGGCGCCTGCCAGCACGGCCAGCACGAGTAGTGTGAGGGAATCGGTGCGTGCCTTCGCCACACCGAGGCCCTCGACTTTCCGCGCAATCTCCCGCGGCGGATAGGCGTCACCAAAGTGTAGATCGTTGTCCATCCGCTTAGCCCCTGCTAACGGAGCAACGCCGCCACATCGAGGAACCTGAGGATGTGCTGCTACCCAATGACATTGTGACTAATCCGCGGGCCGCAGAACAGGAATGCGCAACGAGTTCGTCGGGAACCCGGCGCGAAGCGAGTCGACGCGTTCAGCCGCTTATTAGACGGCACGGGCGGAACCGACCAATACGGAGACTTCGCGCTCCAGCCTCGAACCCAGTCGATCCCGCTCGACCTCCAGGTCGTACCGCGTCTGAAGATTTAGCCAGAACCGATCGGTAGTGCCGAAGTAGCGAGCGAGCCGCAACGCCGTGTCGGCTGTAATGGCGCGATTGCCGTGCACGATCTCGTTCACGCGCCGCGCGGGCACGCTGATCTCTTTCGCCAGCCGGTATTGGGAGATCTCTAGAGGTTTCAGGAATTCTTCCTGAAGCACTTCACCAGGATGAACAGGCGACAATTTTCTAGCGGCCATGAAAACCCCTCCTACCACACTTAGTGATAATCCGTAATCTCAACGTCGTAGGCGTCGTCGTCGCGCCACCGAAAGCAGATACGCCACTGATCGTTGATCCGAATGCTGTATTGCCCGACACGGTCGCCCAACAGCTTCTCAAGTCGATTCCCTGGCGGGATTCGAAGGTCATCCAATGCTTCGGCCGCATCGAGAACGAGGAGCTTTCGCAGGGCGGCGCGTTGGAGATCAGTGGACCATCGCCGAACGACCTCCCGGCGGAATAGTCTTTCGGTGTCTCGGTCGGCACAGTTACGGATCACGTAGGTAGCATAACGCTAGTCGTTATTGTCGTCAAGCGTTACTATCCCATCGTCTAATAGAGCCGCGAGCTGACTCGCTGCTGGGCTAGCGTACTCACTTGAGCGAGTTCGGTCCAGCGAGCAGTTCGGCCCTCGCAGGCGGCCAACTGCGAGCAGAGTGAGTTCCGGGCAACTGCAATTTGGGGTTAGCTGTACACCGTGGTCGATAGCAGATCGTATTGATTTCTCTCTTGAGAGAAGGGATCATGAAGCCATGAATAAGACTACTTGCGATCACCGCATGGTCTGGAGCGTTCACGTTCTGGCTGGTCACCGAACCTGGGACGAGATCACGTGCCGTCGTTGCGGCTGGACGCGGTTCGTTAACTTCCGCTGAGTCACTGCCCTCAGTCATCCGGTCCCAGGAGACCCAGCTTTCTCCTGAGCCTATAGAAGAGGCGGGTCCCAGGGGTAAAGCGCTTAAACGTCGCTACGCCCTTCTCGTCCAGTAAGTAGTAATGCTTCCCACCGCAGTGCAGGCAGCGGATAAAGGCGCCATCCTTATCGGCACGGCTTTCAAGGATCTGCTGTGGTTCGTCGGGTTCCCAGTGCCCACGCAAGCTTACCGGCCTACCCAAGGATTGACCGCACCCCTTGCATAGCCAACCGCTCGACCAGTCGTCGGTCATCGCAGCCTCTCATGCTAGCCATCGCCTCGCTGAGGTCCCTCGGCTTCAGCGGCCGGCGAAGCCCGGCCGCTGAGCGCTTTGTTCGGCAGCCGTCCCATGTTGCGCCTTTCAGGCTATATCTCGCCACCATCGGACCAACCGCAGTTTGTGCAACGCATACCCGCGTAGACGTCATCTCCCTCACGGTCGGTCTGTTCCCAGCCTATGAGGGTGTCTGTCTCACCACAGGTGGGACAGCAGACCATTGGGGGGAGCGCAGGGTGCGTGATCCAGCTTACATCCATTTCCTGCAGTGCAGCCTGTATCGCCAGTAGACGCTGACGGCGTGTGCGTGAGCCCGTGAGGTCTCCCAGCAGATCCTCGATCCCTTGGTGTACGTCACTGAAGTCGATACCGCGACGATCACAAATGAGGGGAGGTAACGGAGTCTCGTCGAGCAGACATGGGATGATCTTCGCGGAACCATCCTTGACGGCTCGGATAATGGCGGTATGCAGCTCCTGGCGCACCCAGTTGGATCGATTGGCGTCGGCGGACCAAAGCAGCACGAATGCGTCAAACGCCTCCAAGCCTTCACTGAGCTTGCCGGGGATAGAGTCACCGGCTTGGATCTCCCACTGATCGAACCAGAAGTCGATCCCGGTGAGAGACATGTGGGCTCCGATAGAACGGGCTACCTCCTTGTCTGCTTTGTTGTAGCTCAGAAAGCAATGCATCTCTTGCCGTCACGCCGCGGTTCCGGTGAGTCTCTCCGTATCCGGCGAACGCCAGCGATCAGCGGCCGCGCCCTTGCGCGGTCCGCTCGATCGCACTGTTCCGCACTGCTCAAAGAGCAGTCCCATAAGCGCTGGAGAATGCCGTCGGCCAGTACCGGGAAGTGGGAGCCCCCCAAAAGCTGCATATGGAGGGATAGCGATGTGAACATTATCGACTCAGAATCCTAGCGCCTCAAGAATCGGTGCCAGTAGCCGCGGCGAGAACCAAAAGACGACGGAGGCGACAAGGCCGATAACCGCGCTTGTGGAAATCCCGATTAGCACTGACCCAACGATACCCAGCGCCCCGGATCCAAGGGCGACGAGCATTCCAAAGAACACACTCCAGAATATGGGGGCGCGCTCGGTAGGGGACCTTTGGTGGTTCAACGCGCCCCAGGTCCTGACGCCCGAGGCGACGAAGGCTAGAAAGCACCCGACTACCAGCATCTCGTCACCGCAGCCGCCCGTTACGCTCGTCGAAATAACGCCCGACGAGGTAATGACCTGCAAGGCGCTTCCTAGCCCGGGTGAGCCAGGAGTCACACCAGATGCAGTCAATATCCCCACCAATGCGAGGCCCGAACTGCGCGTTCGTGAAAGCCGGTTCGTCTGGCTGGAAGATGTAAGTGTGCCCACAATCGAGCCGAATCGACATGACCCTCTCCCACCCGTACGGGTGAAGGCCGGGGAAGCATCGGCCCTCCTCGATTTTTTCGACGACTCTCCACATCGTCAGGCCTCCCCCCCAGAGGCGCGCTAGGCGCTTGCCAAACCATTACATATACCGACCAGCCTATTACGGTCAGGGAATTTCTGAAGACCGAGCGGATTCTCTTTGCTTGCCCGGTACTTGTCAAACAGTTTTCGAACACTTCCCAGCCGAAAAATACTGGTCGACCTTCATATGTGAATACCTGACTCGGGACACTACTTTGCCTTCGCCTGGTTCGGCGTTCGCTGGAGGAGGAACTTGCCGGTACCGGGGACCACTGGGTCGCACGGGCCGAATGGGATTGTCGCGTCAAGCATAAATGAGACGTCTGCCCTTGGGTACTGGGATCGGATCGCCGAACTCCTTAGCCGTCTCGATCCATAGTGCGATAGCCTCTTGGACGCTTGTCAAGGCGGCTTCCTGAGTTACCCCATGCGCGAGACAACCGGGCAGTTCGGGGACCTCCGCGATATAGACCTGATCTTCCTCACTCCAGTAAATGATGACCTCGTATTTGTTCACGGCTCCTCACCCCCCAGTCGATACTTGAGGATTACGGCACGGACCTGGCGCACTTGGTAAGGTTTTGCTTCACTTCCTTCGCGCTGGAGATTAAGCTTCTCCTCGATCCCAGCCTTGCGAAAGATATGGTGACCCCCTTTCACTCTCATGGCAAACCCGAGGCTGCTGAGCAAGTGGCACAGATCGTCGAACTGGATGTTCGTGTCAGAAGCGCCACTCAGCACACATCGGAGGATCTTCTCCCTGGTCATGCCCACATTCTACGCGAACTGAGGTTACATGTGAACCCGTCTGGCCGCAAGGCTAACGGGATGATGATATGCTACGCACGAGCCACCTGTACAGTACAGCCTCAGATGAAAACAGCGCTAGTCTACCTGCTCCCGCTGGCGGAGAAGTCACCGGAGCAGCTTGCCTGTGCCAGGGCTGCCGGGCCCGGTGAGGCGGGGCATCCGAACTACGAACTCCACTTCTCGCGGCAGCTTGTACATGGCAAGCTTCCCCTGGCAGGACAGGACCGCTTCGACATCTTCATGGCCTGATCCGTACCCGGTCCTCTTCAACGATCCACAAATGCCCTCTTGGTTCCTCCCTGCTAAACAGGGGGATCAGCCGCCCGACCATCCTTAGCACGTGCAGTTTGTCCTGACTGTTCAGCCGCAGGACCACCAGCCCGCCGTAGTGTGCTGGCGGATAGGCCCGGATATCGGAAAAGTCCAGATCAAGGGTTACGAGCAGTCGCTCCTCTCGCTTGACGAACAACGCGACCGTCGTGTCTGGCTTTCCGCCAAGCCCCTCTTCGTCCACCGTCACGGCGTCATGGCCAGCCTGCCGGAAAAGGTCGGCTACCTCACGAGGCAGATTCTCATCGATCTTCACCTTCATCGGCCACCCTATGCCGGCATTGGAACAATCCGTTCGCGTGCCAGGTCAGCGGCATAGGCGACCGCCGCCTGAACAGCCTCGCGACTGAGAGATGGGTAGCTCCTCAGTAGCTCCTCAACTGTTACACCGGCTGCGAGGTTGTCGAGCACTACCGATACCATGATCCGTGTGCCCTTGATGCACGGCTGCCCATGGCATATCTCCGGATCCGCAACGATGAAGTCGAGCCAATTTTGTGCTGCCATCTTCAGCCCTCCCGTTTATCCTCTCTCAGCACACACTACACATTTTATTAGGGCGCCTTCGCCTTGTCCTGCTCCCGCTGGCGGAGGAGGCGACGGAGGAGCTTGCCGGTGCCGGGGCCGCCGGGCCCCGTGGCGCGCGGCATCCGATCCACGAACTCTACCTCTCGCGGCAGTTTGTACACGGCAAGCTTTCCCGTGCAGAACTCGATCAGCTCTACCTTGAGGGCTTCGAAAGGCTGCTGGCCAGATTTGAGCGCGACAAACGCCTTCGTCCGCTGGCCCATGATAGGGTCGGGCAGGCCGACTACACCGACATCGGCTACCGCCGGATGGGTCAACAGGACATCTTCGATTTCTTCAGGACCGATCCGGTATCCGGAGCTCTTGATCAGGTCGTCCTCGCGCGTGAGAAAGGTAATATAGCCCTCTTCGTCCATGCCGACCATATCGCCGGCGCGACTCCAGCCTTCCGTCACGACACGCCGTTGCGCGTCCGGGTCGCGCCAGTAGACGGTCCCCGTTGGACCCTTAACCAGCAACTCGCCGGTTTTGCCGGGACGGCAATCCCTTCCCTCTTCGTTGACTACCCTGAGTTGGTAGCCGGGCACGGCAGGGCCGATCGATCCCGGCTTGACCTTTCTCGGCCCGGCTGAGCTGGCGAACACGAACATCAGCTCTGTCGTCCCGAGTCCCTCGAAGATCTCGAGGCCGAACGTCGCCTTCCAGTCGAAGTAGGTCTGTGCGGTCAAGGATTCGCCGCCGCCTGTACACAACTTGAGCGAACTCAGGTTATAGCGCGTCCGGGTATCCGGCACCTGGAGCATCTTGCGGTAGGCGGTTGGGAGGGCCGAGAGGATGGTGACCTTGTGGTGTTCGATCGTCTCGAATGCCGCCTCCGGCGTAAAACGCGGTAACAAGGAGAGGGCTGCCCCGAATCGATACGGGATGGCAGCCGCAACGGAGTAACCGGCCGCCATTGCCAGGGGTGCCGGGCTGAGGAGGACATCCTCTTCCGTCACGCGCCAGCAGTATTTGCCGAAGCTGTCGGGGACGATCAACGCCTCTTCCATGAAGTGGACCGTCCCCTTCGGCGGCCCCGTCGTTCCGGAGGTGAAGAGGAGGACCGAGACGTCCAACCGATCCCGCCGCACCGGATCGCACGTCGGATCGCCCCCATCAAGCAGCTCCTGATAACTTAGATATCCCTTCCGCTTGATCTCGTCTCCCTCCCCACCGACGACAATGACATGGCTGACCGTGTGAAGCAGGGGCCGGGCCTGCTCGAACTCCTCCAGCAGTGGGGCGGCAACGATGATCGCCTTGGCCTCCGTACTGTTGCAGATGTGCGCAATCTCGGCCCTAGAAAAGAGGACGGATGTCGGAACGATCACTGCGCCGATCTTCAGGACCGCAAAGTTCGCCACGATCGCCGGCGGGGTATTCGGCAGGCGCAATACCACCCGATCCGCTTCCTTGATCCCCAGCCGCGTGAGCGCGCTCCCGAGCCTGTTGACCTGGCCCAAGAGTGCCTTGTACGGGATCTGTTTGTCCTCGAAGTAGAGCGCCGTTCGGTCACCCCTCCCTGCGGCAACGGTCTTATCCAGTAATTCCTCTGTGCTGTTGAACCGCTGAGGGAGGTGCGCGAACTCCGGAAGCGTGTAGATGCGCTGTGGCCAGAGATCTTTTGGAGGCAGGTATTCGGTAGGAATCTGACCCATCTCTCTTCCTATATATTCAGAAGCGCCCGCTATGTCCTCTCGGAGAACGAAGCGGGCAGATGAGACATGGTGATGGTCAGAGAATCAAACTATGTTTTACTGATCGGCCGGCACTGTTCTCGCTTCGTAGCCGAGTCGTTCGGAGAGTTTCATCGTCGCTGTCTTGACAAGCGGAGCGAGTTTATGTTTGATCCGCTCAAGGGAGAACCGGGAGATGGGGCCGGACAGACCGATGCTGGCCACCACCTTTCCAGAATAGTCTCTCACGGGAGCGGCAATACACCGTACCCACGGCTCATACTCTTCATCATCAACAGCGAACCCGAGCTTGGCCACCTCACGAAGGTGTTCTCGAAATGCCTGGGGGTCAGTAATCGTATGCTCGGTCAGTTTGCGCATCGGTTGATGTTGAAGGATGCTGTCTAACCGGTCGGCCGACTCGTAGGCCAGTTGCGCCTTTCCTGCGGCAGTGCAGTGAACCGGGAGACGTCGTCCAGGAAACGATGCGACCCGAACCATCTGAGTAGTGTCCTGAACGAGAACGTAGATGACCTCCGATCCGTCCAGAACGGCAAGATAGGCCGTTTCATCGCACTGATCCACCAACTCTTCGATGATCGGCCTGGCCTGGCGCCGAAAGCCCAGATGATGGAGGAAGACATTGGCGACCTCGAACGGCTTGATCCCCAAGCGGTAGTTGGCTGTCTTTTTGTCCTGCTCGATATAACCCCGAACCTCAAGGGTGGCCAGAAGTCGGAAGATGTTGTTTTTGGGTAGATGAAGCTTTTCGGCGAGTTCCGTGACGCCTAACTCCCCTGTCTGATAATCGAACGACTCCAGGACATCAAGCGCTCGATCGACGGACTGGACGAGATAATCAGCCTTTTCTTTCTTTTGATGGTCCATACACCCCTCACACACCCTTTGGCAAAGCAAGGTAACGCCTTCTCAGTACACGTTCGCATCACTTTGCCTGGGATTCGATGTAAGATGAAAGGAAAATTGGTGTGACTATAGAAGGGTGTTCTATTTTTGTCAACGGAAAATTATCAGCCTAAAGTACCGGTCTTTCCTCAAAGATCGCCGTGCCGACCCGTATCAGCGTGGCCCCCTCTTCGATGGCGATCTCGTAATCGTGACTCATCCCCATTGAGAGGTGACGAAGAGGGTAGTCGAAACAGGCCTTGGCCGCCTGATCTCGTAACTGCCTAAGTCTTCGGAAAAAAGGGCGGACATCCTGAGGATTCTTGCGATACGGTGGGATGGCCATCAGGCCTTCGATAGCCAGATGCGTAAACTGCCGGCAGGCATGAAGTAACGGTAATAGGTCGTGTTCGAGAACACCGGTCTTGCTCGGTTCGCCACCGAGGTTGACCTCCACGAGAACCCGTATCTGCTTCCCTAAAGC
This portion of the Candidatus Methylomirabilis sp. genome encodes:
- a CDS encoding IclR family transcriptional regulator gives rise to the protein MDHQKKEKADYLVQSVDRALDVLESFDYQTGELGVTELAEKLHLPKNNIFRLLATLEVRGYIEQDKKTANYRLGIKPFEVANVFLHHLGFRRQARPIIEELVDQCDETAYLAVLDGSEVIYVLVQDTTQMVRVASFPGRRLPVHCTAAGKAQLAYESADRLDSILQHQPMRKLTEHTITDPQAFREHLREVAKLGFAVDDEEYEPWVRCIAAPVRDYSGKVVASIGLSGPISRFSLERIKHKLAPLVKTATMKLSERLGYEARTVPADQ
- a CDS encoding YggS family pyridoxal phosphate-dependent enzyme; translated protein: MAERVKDRVEQVWKRMAAAARRGGRDPGEVELVAVTKTVPVPRIREAVDAGVTTLGENRVQEASDKIALLSPLPVTWHLIGHLQTNKSRSAAELFDLIHSLDSVKLAAALDRHGAALGKQIRVLVEVNLGGEPSKTGVLEHDLLPLLHACRQFTHLAIEGLMAIPPYRKNPQDVRPFFRRLRQLRDQAAKACFDYPLRHLSMGMSHDYEIAIEEGATLIRVGTAIFEERPVL